From Blattabacterium cuenoti, the proteins below share one genomic window:
- a CDS encoding inorganic phosphate transporter → MKFFYPSIIVILFVLSIFDLIVGLINDAVNFLNSAIGSKVASRKTIMIFSSMGILLGAFLSSGMMEVARKGVFDPSYFYFSDLTFIFLAVMISDIILLDIFNTLGLPTSTTVSMVFCLLGGAFSIAMIKMSSPLSQEPLHNLSLYIKAEKTLTIGLGIFLSIIISFISGAFIHYFIRFFLSFEYENRLKYLGVIWAAISLSSMTYFLIVRGLQGIVSENSTYFSLFIKNFIKYIHHNFFVFLLVLFSVCIIIAKICVSLGCNILKFVVLYGTFSLAMAFAGNDLVNFIGIPIASIQSYNIWKEAGGPPAEKFYMKSLSENVHVPSSVLIFSGIIMILTLWFSKKTKTITSTEINLSRQNEGDEKFLSSSLSRGIVRFFLYFGDKFFKLFPKRLLVRIEKNFKRKKQQNENVAFDLVRASANLTISSILISIATVKKLPLSTTFVTFMVSMGTSLSDRAWDRESAVYRISGVLKVIRGWFLTGFMAFFMAGITSSFLYFSKIWALIFFLFLIVVVFYKSYKNYQKVESKKLEEQKIILLGETLSLERFLNKTLDILDPLIESIENIYENSIEGITQEKLKILQDSKKIFLKIKKNFTIIQNSLILVIRKTKSSDQTSGRLYIRIYNKMKEMIESSDIITNRTLFHVMNSHKSLKDQQKKNLRILKYLMLEYFQIFKKIRIHRCTEKENRKIKRKIFKKIEYFINQQVNGIIHNKYGEKNTLLMLDILLQSKKITKNIENIIFLYTETFILLHRKSKKDSSVV, encoded by the coding sequence ATGAAATTTTTTTATCCATCAATTATAGTGATTCTTTTTGTATTATCTATTTTTGATCTTATTGTAGGTTTGATTAATGATGCAGTTAATTTTCTGAATTCAGCTATTGGATCTAAAGTTGCTTCTCGTAAAACTATTATGATTTTTTCTAGCATGGGTATTTTATTAGGAGCATTTCTTTCCAGTGGAATGATGGAAGTAGCTAGAAAAGGAGTTTTTGATCCTTCTTATTTTTATTTTTCAGATCTAACCTTCATTTTTTTAGCTGTAATGATATCTGATATTATTTTATTAGATATTTTTAATACTCTAGGGTTACCTACCTCTACTACAGTATCCATGGTTTTTTGTTTATTAGGTGGAGCGTTCAGTATTGCCATGATAAAAATGTCTTCCCCACTAAGTCAAGAACCTCTTCATAATTTAAGTCTATACATAAAAGCAGAAAAAACATTAACGATAGGTTTAGGTATTTTTTTATCTATTATCATTTCTTTTATTTCAGGTGCATTTATTCATTATTTTATACGGTTTTTTTTAAGTTTTGAATATGAGAATAGATTAAAATATTTAGGAGTTATATGGGCCGCTATTTCATTAAGCAGTATGACTTATTTTTTGATTGTAAGAGGTTTACAAGGTATAGTTAGTGAAAATTCAACATATTTTTCTCTATTCATTAAAAATTTTATTAAGTATATACACCATAATTTTTTTGTTTTTTTACTTGTATTATTTTCTGTTTGTATCATTATCGCAAAGATTTGTGTTTCTTTAGGATGTAATATATTAAAATTCGTCGTTTTATATGGAACTTTTTCTTTAGCTATGGCTTTTGCTGGAAATGATTTAGTCAATTTTATAGGAATTCCTATAGCTAGCATACAATCTTATAATATATGGAAAGAAGCGGGTGGTCCTCCAGCCGAAAAATTTTATATGAAAAGTCTATCTGAAAATGTTCATGTTCCTTCATCCGTATTAATTTTTTCGGGTATTATTATGATATTGACTCTTTGGTTTTCTAAAAAGACAAAAACAATTACAAGCACAGAAATTAATTTAAGTAGACAAAATGAAGGAGATGAAAAATTTTTATCCTCTTCTCTTTCAAGAGGAATCGTTCGATTTTTCTTATATTTTGGAGATAAATTTTTTAAATTATTTCCTAAAAGATTATTGGTAAGAATAGAAAAAAATTTTAAAAGAAAAAAACAACAAAATGAAAATGTTGCCTTTGATTTAGTTAGAGCCTCTGCTAATTTAACTATATCTAGCATATTAATATCCATAGCTACGGTTAAAAAATTACCATTATCAACTACTTTTGTTACTTTTATGGTATCTATGGGGACATCTCTTTCAGATAGAGCTTGGGATAGGGAAAGTGCAGTTTATAGAATATCAGGAGTTTTAAAAGTTATAAGAGGTTGGTTCTTAACAGGTTTTATGGCTTTTTTTATGGCAGGAATTACGTCCTCTTTTTTATATTTTTCAAAAATATGGGCCTTAATTTTTTTTCTTTTTTTGATTGTTGTTGTTTTTTACAAAAGCTACAAAAATTATCAAAAAGTAGAATCAAAAAAACTTGAAGAACAAAAAATAATCCTTTTAGGAGAAACTCTTTCCTTAGAAAGGTTCTTAAACAAGACATTGGATATATTAGACCCTTTAATTGAATCAATAGAAAATATTTATGAAAATAGTATAGAAGGAATTACTCAAGAGAAATTAAAAATTTTACAGGATAGTAAGAAAATTTTTTTAAAAATTAAAAAAAACTTTACGATAATACAAAACTCTTTAATATTAGTAATTAGAAAAACAAAAAGTAGTGATCAAACCTCTGGTAGACTTTATATACGTATATATAATAAAATGAAAGAAATGATTGAATCTTCAGATATTATAACTAATCGTACTTTATTTCACGTGATGAATAGTCATAAATCTTTAAAAGATCAGCAAAAGAAAAATTTACGTATACTTAAATATTTGATGTTAGAATATTTCCAAATTTTTAAAAAAATCAGAATTCATAGATGTACTGAAAAAGAAAACAGAAAAATAAAAAGAAAAATTTTCAAAAAAATAGAATATTTTATAAATCAACAGGTAAATGGAATCATACATAATAAATATGGTGAAAAAAACACACTATTAATGTTAGATATACTCTTACAATCGAAAAAAATAACAAAAAATATAGAAAATATTATTTTTTTATATACAGAAACTTTTATCCTACTTCATCGAAAATCAAAAAAAGACTCTTCAGTAGTTTAA